The DNA sequence CTAGACAACTCGATCGTGGTCGTTAAACACAGACATTTATAGTAAACTACCTTGACTAACCTTGGCTTTGTCAAACGTACAGGTCCACGAGATGAACGTGACCCACCTGTGCAACACGACCAAGATCTACGTGGTGAACGGCCAGTTCCCCGGCCCGCAGATCGACGTCACCGACGGCGACACGGTGGTGGTCCACGTCGTGAACCGGCTGGACCACGGCCTGACCATCCACTGGCACGGCGTGCGGCAGCTCCGGAGCTGCTGGTCCGACGGCGCCGGCTTCGTCACCGAGTGCCCCATCCCTCCCGGCGCCGACCACACCTACCGCTTCAACCTCACCGGCCAGGTCGGCACCCTGTGGTGGCACGCGCACGTCACCTGCCTCCGCGCCACCATCAATGGCGCCTTCGTCATCCGCCCCAAGGACGGGACGAACTACCCGTTCCGCCGCACGACGACGCCGCCGGCCAAGGACGTGCCCATCGTCATCGGCGAGTGGTGGCAGCTCGACCTCGTGGAGCTCGACCGGAGGATGGCCGACGGTAACTTCGACGACAACCCGCTGTCGGCCACCATCAACGGGAAGCTCGGCGACCTCAGCAACTGCTCCGGCGTGCCCGAGGAGAGCTTCGTCCTCGACGTGGAGCGCGGCGAGACCTACCTGCTGAGGATCATCAACACGGCGCTCTTCTCCGAGTACTACTTCAAGGTGGCCGGGCACACGTTCACGGTGGTCGGCGCCGACGGCAACTACCTGACGCCGTTCGAGACGGACATGGTCACCGTCGCGCCGGGGGAGACCATCGACGTGCTGATGACCGCCGACGCGCCGCCGGCGCACTACCACATGGTCGCGCTCGCCAACCAGCCGCCGGAGCCTGACCCGCAGATCCCCGTGTTCGTCTCGCGGGGCCTCGTCCGCTACGCCGGCGTCGTGCGCGGCGGCGACAACAACGGCCGCGTGCCCGTGCCGCCGGCGGCCGTGCCCGTCATGCCCGACCAGCACAACACCATGCCGTCCTACTACTTCCACGGCAACCTCACCGGGCTCGCGTACCCAGAGCGCCACCGCGTGCCCATGAACGTCGACGAGCGCCTCTTCGTCACGCTAGGGCTCGGCTCCCTCTGCCGTGGAGGCAAGAAGGTGTGCAAGCGCCGCCGCAGCGAGGAGACCATCGTGGTGGCCACCATGAACAACGTCTCCTTCCACCACCCCAACACCACGTCGCTGCTGGAGGTGTACTACGACTCCGGCAATGGCACGGGGGTGTACACGGAGGACTTCCCGGAGAAGCCGCCGCACCCGTACAACTACACCAACAGGGAGCTGATCCCGCCGGGGCCGCTGGAGGAGGTGCTGGAGCCGACGTTCAAGGCGACCAAGCTCCGGCGATTCAAGTACAACACGACGGTGGAGATCGTGTTCCAGAGCACGGCGCTGCTGCAGAGTGACTCCAACCCCATGCACCTCCATGGATACGATTTCTTTGTGCTTGCGCAAGGGCTTGGCAACTTCGATCCCAAGAGGGACGTGGCCAAGTTCAACTACCACAACCCACAGCTCAGGAACACCGTGCAAGTGCCAAGAACAGGATGGGCCGCAATCCGCTTCGTCACAGACAATCCAGGTAAAGCCACAGGACAAGCTCAGATTTGGTCCTAGtttttttaaaattatatagcgcaaatatatatatatatatatatatatcctagtTTTATGAGCATCTTCAATTAGCTTTTTTTCCTGATATAACTATAAGGGAATTACAGAGTACCATGTATCTTAGGAATCATCTTTGTGGTTGAATTTTGATGGGCAGGAATGTGGTACTTGCATTGCCACTTTGAGTTTCACATTGTGATGGGCATGGCGACAGCGTTCATAGTTGAGAATGGGCCAACACCGGAGACCAGccttcctccaccaccaccggaATACAAGAGATGTGGTGCCAATGGTCTTAGTCAACCATAGAGTTTTCATCTAGATCAACACgggtccaaaattttttagacaAACGACTATATGACAAATAAAGATCATGGAGGTCGGTGAATGCTTCGTCATGTTATTTTGTTGTGTAAGATGATTTAATTATTTTACTACTTTTATATTTCAATGTATACGTCAAGATGTAAGATGGTGATATAACTAAAATTACAAGGGATGTAatatgaacaaaaaaaaaatatgtacAAGTTCAGTTCATGGTGTCATTGGTTTTATTCCTTGCCTCATTGAAATGACACTTGGTAATTTCTCCTCTATACCACTTTTTCCGGTCAAACCCAAGTGCGCGAGGCATATACATGGCAATGGCAGTCCTGTCAACCTAAGCACAAGATGTTTCTGTGACTTCTACTCAGTAATAGGCTAACTGGCTAAGCACAATAAATATTCAGTGGAGAACACACATGCATCTCTTGGTTGTTACAATGGTGTCCTATGCTAAAAAACTGAAGAAACTCTGGAGCACCTGTTCATAAATTGCACCTTTGCAAGAAAATGCTGGGACTTGTCAGCATTTTGATACCTACAAATTGCACAACTGAGGAACCTTCTAACTCTTTATGAAGGACCAGCTCAGCTCACCTCTTTTCATGATTGTAGCAATTATTATGTGCTGGTAATTTGGACGGCAAGAAATGGATTAATCTTCAACAACATACCAGCTAGCATATAGAACCGTAAGGAGATTTTCTCTAGAGAATTGTCTCTATTGGTGCACAGTGCATAGAAAGCAAGCTCATTCCTGTTTGAATTATGGATACAGACAATTCTTTAATTTGCCTTTATCCCCttgttttttttaatctttttttAATGTTTCGTGGGCTTTGTAGTTATACTCCTAAGtgttttaaatttattttttttaatagggCTTCGGCCCTCCTATATTCTTCTCTTAATGAAAAATTATTAGACTAGACGTATTCTCATGTAAGCACTACAATACTCAGCCCAAACATCAGCCATCAGGTTTGTCGATACTCCTCTCCTCAAGTGCTCCCAATGAGAAATTCCAGGGAGGCCGCTGATGTCACTCCAGCCCATACGCACAACAATGTTAGGGAACTCTTGACTTACAGATAGCACAAGATGGGGACACGGTGCAAAACATTCATGCACTGAGAACTCAACTAAGATCCCAGTTTTTCATGATAGCAATCATTTTGATGAGTTGGACGATTTGGAAAGCAAAAAATGAAGCAATCTTCAACAATAGCTTAATGTCAACCCAAGAATGCAAAAGAGCCTTTTCCATGGAATTGGCGAAGGTCTTATGCCGTATCAAGACAAGTCTAAGACTCTTTTTGATCAATGGTGTCAAAATCTACAATAGATTGCTTCTTAGCTCTAATTTTCTTCATCTCCTTTTTTGTTTCTTAACTCAACAACCCCCGCTCTCTGCTCCTGTAAGTCTTGTATCTTGTAATTTCGGAACCTTCTCTATCAATAAATTTCTGCAGGGGCGAAAGTCCCTCCAGTTCAATCAAAAAACAAAATATCACTCCAGCACCTTCCTACTGCCAcatctcctgctgctgccgctgcccTCCGTTGCCGCCCTCCCCTGCCCCCACTCCTCCACCATCCCTCCTTTATTCTACTTCTCCCGGTAGGTAGGCTGGCTGGTGGGGTGGATTCCTCTCCTCCCCCACTTCCCACCTCGGGGCTAGATCTGGCTTTCCCCTACCTGGATATGGTAGCGGCTTTGGAGAATTGTCTCGGTTAGTGCATAGAGCAAAAGTAAGCTCATTTATGTAATCTTCCTTTCtgcctttcttttctttttatctctttttttttgtttcctggCTTTATGCTTGTACTCCTTAAGTGTTTTAAATTTATTCTTTTTCAATAGGGATTTCGCCCTCGTCTTTTAAACCGGACATATTCTAGTGTAAGCACTAGTATACTCTTCTCATCGTCTAAGGAAAAATTAAGCAAGTTATGTGATATTCAGACAAACTATTGCTAAGAAATAACTAATCACAGCAACAAAGAGTGCAGGCTTACACTTTGTACTATCAAGCAAATACATTCAGCTAATAtaataaaaggaaaacaaaTATATTCAACAAACAGCTGCAAACATTATTTCGATCAATATAGCTGGAAAGGAAAGTACAATGCCAACCATAGATTGTCAATGTCTCCTTATTTCATATCAAAATTTTGcatgaataccttattcatATACCTTATTTCATATAGTGCCTGACATTCAAGAAAAACAAAGCTTCTACAAGACACTACCTTTATTCATAATTACCTTAGAGCAAGCCCAAGGCTAACTAACCACCATTGTATGGTTTCAGGAGAGAGAGTATGACATGCCAGCTTAATTTCTCCTCCACAGCAGATTGCTGCCGATGTGGCGATCTGAAGACAATGTCCAGACTCCGAGTGGAGTGTAGGGGATGACCTTAGATATGATATGCTAAGACCACAACATTCATGCATCTACCAATGGTACGATTGTAAAGCTTCTACTCACTGTGCCGCTCTGTGTTCGCCTTACTTCTAGTTTGCGGTGGTGAAACCACCCACTAATCTTTGACGAGCTGAATTGGTTCATGCTAAGCTCTGGTGACATTCTCGCCAAAACCTGGTGATCTGAAGAAGGCTGAGGATTGGCTGCATATCCACTAATCCTGCAATTGATGTGCTCCCACAGTCGCATGTTCCCATCGTCAATGTACATTTCCTCAAGGGCCATTCCTATCTCAACGAAGAATTTGGCCAGTTGGACGCCGACACAGTCAGGTTTATCCATCTGAAACTGCAGGCTCAATCTCCTTAGATGGAATCGCAAACATCTGAAGTGGAACCATGTATCGCTGAAGCCAGGAATATCAGAAACAACATCAGCTTTGGCATCTTCTCCGCACATGGGAATCGCTGGACGATCTCTGCGGCGCCTGAAATGATCAACAGACTTGTAAAACTCCAACTGAGCTTTGCTTTTCACAAAAGTGCTCCTGCTGTTTCTGCTTCTCCAAGGTCGGTCAGCAGTGTTCAGCTTGAGCCTGAGGTCAAGAACAACAGGGCAGCACTGGAGGAAGTTTCCTATTGCCACAGCCGCATCCTTGCTCGTGTGGTTGTGTCGTGCATCGATCTCAAGGTGTTCGACATTGAACAACGTCTCACCTAGGAGCTCCCTGAATCTCACCCTGTCCGGCACCGCAACATAATCGATGGGGTAATCGACCTTCAGCTTCATGACCTTGGTATTGCCAAAATTCTTCAAAAAGTTCCAGAACATTTCGAAGAAGTGGAAACCTCCAGCACGATAGCTGTCAAAAATGTGCAGATACACTCTCCTCACATCCGGCAGTGGAGATCTCAGTGTGAACTGGTCAATCCTCCCTCTGTATCTGAAGTGTTGCACCCTTGGCACATCGAGCTCGACTGCGATAAAGCTCCCCCCTTCGCTGTCGCAATTCAGTAGCACGAGTGTGGTGATCCCTGGGCAGCAGAAGCTTTGTGCCAACTCCCATTGTCTTGCAGAATAATCCTCACAGTCACAGAAGTTATAATAGTATCCATCATGGCGGTTGTAATAGCCCTGCCGTTCATTCGCCTGCCATTGAGCTGCGGTCATGGGACTGCTGCGAACCCCTGTTGAGACTTGAGAGGAAGACGTATTCAAGCTGCAAGACGGCGAGCTGCGGCGAGGCGACGACCATGTCCTGGAGGCTCTGAAGATGGACACTGCACTTTCGAAGCCGCAGCACCTCGAGACATGGGAACGTGGACGCCCGCGGTGGCGGCGTCAGGTCACTGCAGTTGGTGATGTGCAGCACCCGGAGACGGAGGGCGGCGGATGCCACGGAGCCAGTGCTGAACTCAAACTCCCCGACGCGGTGGTCGGCCAGCGAGCACCATGAGTCGCCGGCGCCGCGGGCCTCGCTGCTGGAAACATCGGCCCCGATGACGCGGACATCCTGCACGCCGCGGGACGCCCGGTAGGAAAGCACGTCGCCGACGACGATGTCGACGAACCTGCATCCCTCGCCCGCGGATGTACGGAGCCTCTCGCCGACGTGGACGGAGAGCCTCTTTACGGGCCCCTGCGCGGCGGCGAGCGCCTCCTTGGCGCCGCGTAAGGAGGCGTCACGCCGCCTGCGGTGGAATTTGTCGCTGTCGGTGGAGGGGATGTCGAACTTGACGGCGCTCGTTGCCGGCGGCCACAGCCCGCGCCACCGCCGCGAGAGCACGGCTGTGGACTCCGCCTCCCTGCAGGGCGCGAGCTGGAGGATGTGCTGGAGGACTTCGTCGGGAAGCTGCGACAGGCGGTCGGGCTCGCCGTCCGCCATCGATCGCCACCGTCAACGACGCCGATGGGTGGTGGCGCTGGCGGCGTGTCGGTGTCGCGGCTCGATCTCGACGCGCGTTCTGCAAGGGCTTTCCTTTTTGGACTCCAATTTCGTCACGATGGGcttcctaaggccttgtttagatgaaaaagttttttgattttgacattgtagtattttcatttttatttgacaaatattgtctaattatagagtaactagacttaaaagattcgtctcgtgatttacaggtaaacggtgcaattagttattatttttatctatatttaatacttcatgcatgtgccgcaagatttgatgtgacagagaatcttgtaaagttttgggtttttgggtgtatctaaacaaggcctaactcggCCTTGATGTTCCGACGGCCCATGGCCCTGATGGTCTTCCTTTGAATAATGCTCCTCTTTAAACTACgaccctgtttagttctccaccaaaaaattttcggtaATGATATACTTAAGACGTCCGTCCGTCCGGACGTTGCTGTCCACTCATTTCGCTCCTCCTCGATGCCTTCTTATCCACTCATTCTTTTCCTCTCCACTCTTTTCTATCGTCTCGCTGCCGCCCCGCCGCTTCCACCATGCGTTCGCACTTCCTGCCGTGCCAATGGCGAGCcgctcctccctccctcctcgCTGCGACCCACGCGCCCTCGAAGCCACCGGAGTAGAGCGTGACGGTGGTAGCATCCAGTGAGCGGCGCAGCTCCCTTTCTCCCTGCCCTTTCTCCCTCGCTCTCATAACCTCCATGCATCTGGAGATGGAGAGAACGGCGCGGCTCCGACGAGGTAGGTGGGGAGGGATTTGGATCTGAGGCCTCCCTCTCCCTTTTCCCTCCCTCATCTTTTGTGGATCTGGATCTAGGCCCTCCTCTACTCCTCCTTCTCCTCTTCCTCTAGGTCTAGATCTATGAGATGTGTTGGCTAGGGTTCCGGCGAGCTCTTGGGATTCAGTGCTCTCGAGTGTTGTAATGGTGGTTATTTGCAGTTTTTCAGGTGATGTTGCAGTAGGATAGGGTTTTAGGCAAGCTCTCGGCTTCAGATTTTGTCATTGTTGCAATGGTTCTTTCTAGACGTTGCAGTAGGTTTCAGTCGTTGTTGCAGTATTGTGTTCTTGAGATGTTTCAGTTGCTTCAATCTGCATGTTGTAGTAGTTTGTTTCATGTTGTTACAACAGTTGTTTGGTGTTGTTGTAGTACTATGTTCATGGTGTTTCAGTTGCTCCATCCAATGCTTCAATCTGCACTGTTGTATTAGTTGTTGCATATTGTTGCAACATTTGTTCGATGTTGTTGTAATACTATGTCCATGGTGTTTCGGTTGCTCCATCCAATGCTTCAACCTATGCTATTGTATTAGTTGTTACATGTTGTTGCAACAGCCGTTCGTTGTTGTTGTAATACTATGTTTATGGTGTTTCAGCTGTTCTAACCAATACTTCAATCTGtatgttgtagtagttgtttgcATGCTGTTGCAGCAGTTGTTCGTTGTTTGTTGTAATACTATGTTTATGATGTTTCAGCTACTTCAACTTGTTTGTTGTAGCAGTATGTCATGTGTTGTTGCACTATCATGCATATTTGTGTTGCAGCGTTAAGTATAGAGGCAGGATGTAGGGACGAGTTAGCGGCAGGTAGATCTACTAGGGGCTGACAAGGCGAGGGGCGGGGCGGATCCCGTGCTCGTGGGGTGGGGCACGGACTCCTTGCACGGGGAACGGACGAAAGGTGGTCCTCCGTGCGGGCGAGTGGCGCAGGGGTGAGTTGGTTAGGAGGGAGCGGACAAGAAACAATCTTCAGTGTGCGGGGCGAGTGGGAAGTTGGTTAGGGGTGGGTGgagtttccttttctttttttatcttCTTCTTTATGGTGGCGCGGGTGGTGGGCTCGGCGTCCGGACGCGTTGCTGGCGCCGGACGTCTCCCATTGAATCTTtacacatatgcatgaaacattaaatgtagataaaaaaaactaattaccagtttggttgaaaatcgcgagacgaatcttttaagcctattagaccatgattagccttaagtgctacagtaacccacatgtgctaataacAGATTAGttttgcttaatagatttgtcttgcagtttccagacgagctatgtaatttatttttttattgattTCTAAAAATCTCTCTcgacattcttccgacacattcgatgtgatactcaaaattttttcatctcccatctaaacagggcctacatACATACTATGAAAATTTTAAACATTAGCTGGATAATTTTCTTGCTGTATAACTTTAAATATTAGAAGGGAGATGCTCATAAGCATGATATTGGTAGGATTCAGCATGGTTGCATTCGAAAATACAATATACTTCAGTTTTTTCGGCTATTCTTTTTGTCGATCTGCTCGGATACAATATAGGTGGGCTCGAGAACATCCGTGCTGGCACACCGTGTTCACCACGCCCACCATGGCCAGACCCGCCATGGAGAGCGCCCGTTCTAGTAGATCTAGGCCGATAGAGGTAAAATCAACACCGTAGCAAGCTCCGCCTCGCGCGAGGCTACATGTATCCTTAAtctcactagcaaagctaccctGGAGCAGTTGGTTGCGTTTTCGCAATGCCAACATGGCTGTGTGCCATGTCTCCTTGCTGCCGGAGCTATTCTAGCCAATCTTGGCCATCTCGCTAGACGAGGAGGGGCCGACGATGTCCGCCATGACCCCACACACACCGCTGCATGTACATGATGGCCTTAACGCTGAGCCTTGACCttagctcgccggagctccgccgcACATATAGCCGTGGTGCGGACTCCGCCATGCTATTTGATCATCGTCGCTGTGTTCCTAAGGCCTACCCATGACCTCAATCGCACGAAACGAGCCACCTTGTGCTCGAATTGCGCGCGCAGCCGCTCTACCATAGCTATCGTGTCCGCCGTTGCAATGGTTGGCCTCAGCAAAGACAAATACATCCAGCTAATCCTCTATGCCTAAATAGGAGATCCCCACTACCATATTTTTCCGCAATCTCGTGCAGCCACGTCACTATCCTCTCTCCTGCGTTTATCCCTTCCGTTTTTCCGTCGCGCCGCCCGACCCGCCCATTCCAACCGCGGCTGCCTACCGGGCTCCGTGGATTCCCCTCCCTCTTCCTCTGGCCCGCGGCCGTCGCAGGAGGGCGTCACGACCCCCGCGTGCGCGCGCCCGTCGCGGCCCGTCCGTCCGTCGCGCATCGCACGGGCGTCGCACCCCCCCTCCGTCGCGACCCtgcccctccctctccctctggcCAGCGGTCGTCGCAGGAGGGCATCGCGACCCCCGCGTGCGCGCGCCCGTCGCGGTCCGTCCGTCTGTCGCGACCCCCGCGTGCGCCGGTCCGTCGCGACCCCGCCCTCTCCTGCGCTCCGTAATtgcccctccctctccctctacgCCGCGACCGTCGCTCTGCCCCACGGTTTTGCCCCTGCCTCTTCCCCTCTTCTCTGCTCCCACTTCCTCAATCCATTACTGCTCATTGATGGTCCCACCCATGACGGTGTTCAAAAAGTGCAGCCACTGCCTCCTTGCGCTCCCATCTATGCCTGGCCAGGCAAACTGTTCTTCTTCCTCCaccaaaggttagtctcacctCAGGGTTTCTTGATTTCCTTATTCCAAAGATGCTCGACGAGTTGCCTTGATTTGCTAATCACTTCTCCTCCGTTGCTCCCAGGGTGCTTGATGATTTGTCCATAAGGAAATTCCTACAGAGCTACAACTTTATTGGTATCTCTCACGTCTCCAAAGGTGCTTGATGATTTCAACTTGATTGGTATCTCCCACATCACACAGGTATGCATTTTTTTCCTCTTTGTTTTTCCTCATTGATTCCCTCAGCTATTTAATTTTTGTTTCCAAGCGTCTATATCAGTCTATATCTAACTTGGACCATTGTCTGTTTTTAGACATCTTCAAGCAGCCCACAAATTAGCCATCCACCTTCAAACTTAGATGTCCAGAGGTTTGCCTTCACACAACATAATTCAAATTACAATTCAAAATACAACATCTATCCACAAATACTAAATCATAATTTCATACTTTGCAGTACAACTACACATACTCCAGGAGACTCCGACAATAATACACCTTCCATTGACCAAACAACCAATACTGACACTCAGATAACTCAAACCAAGTAATTCTTTCAAAAGTATTTCTTATGTATTCATTTCTTCTGAATAAATTTCATATTGAAACAAGATATTTTTCTCCACAGCAAGCAGGCCAAAAGAAGACTTGATTTTTTACCAGATGATGCAGCCACCAATGACAGGTATGAAAAACAGTGATCCTATTATTTTAG is a window from the Sorghum bicolor cultivar BTx623 chromosome 5, Sorghum_bicolor_NCBIv3, whole genome shotgun sequence genome containing:
- the LOC8068346 gene encoding F-box/FBD/LRR-repeat protein At4g26340 — protein: MADGEPDRLSQLPDEVLQHILQLAPCREAESTAVLSRRWRGLWPPATSAVKFDIPSTDSDKFHRRRRDASLRGAKEALAAAQGPVKRLSVHVGERLRTSAGEGCRFVDIVVGDVLSYRASRGVQDVRVIGADVSSSEARGAGDSWCSLADHRVGEFEFSTGSVASAALRLRVLHITNCSDLTPPPRASTFPCLEVLRLRKCSVHLQSLQDMVVASPQLAVLQLEYVFLSSLNRGSQQSHDRSSMAGE
- the LOC8079165 gene encoding laccase-19, whose protein sequence is MGKVSMAALILCVSLLALSTAVSIGEAAVVEHTFVVHEMNVTHLCNTTKIYVVNGQFPGPQIDVTDGDTVVVHVVNRLDHGLTIHWHGVRQLRSCWSDGAGFVTECPIPPGADHTYRFNLTGQVGTLWWHAHVTCLRATINGAFVIRPKDGTNYPFRRTTTPPAKDVPIVIGEWWQLDLVELDRRMADGNFDDNPLSATINGKLGDLSNCSGVPEESFVLDVERGETYLLRIINTALFSEYYFKVAGHTFTVVGADGNYLTPFETDMVTVAPGETIDVLMTADAPPAHYHMVALANQPPEPDPQIPVFVSRGLVRYAGVVRGGDNNGRVPVPPAAVPVMPDQHNTMPSYYFHGNLTGLAYPERHRVPMNVDERLFVTLGLGSLCRGGKKVCKRRRSEETIVVATMNNVSFHHPNTTSLLEVYYDSGNGTGVYTEDFPEKPPHPYNYTNRELIPPGPLEEVLEPTFKATKLRRFKYNTTVEIVFQSTALLQSDSNPMHLHGYDFFVLAQGLGNFDPKRDVAKFNYHNPQLRNTVQVPRTGWAAIRFVTDNPGMWYLHCHFEFHIVMGMATAFIVENGPTPETSLPPPPPEYKRCGANGLSQP